The genome window CGTCCATCGTCGAGAAGAAGAGGCATTTGAGGGGTTCGCTCGACGTGTTCTCGACGGCGTGGCATCCGGACTCCCCGACCGGAAAGGAAACGTAGTCCCCTGATTCGATCCCGGTCTCTCCGGCAGGCGTTCGGAGCGTTCCGGTCCCGCCCATCACGAACAGCGCCTCCTCGTTCGTCGTGTGGTAGTGATACTGGGCCGGTTGGCCACCGGGCGAAATCTCCTCGTACGTACAGCCGAGCCGCGTTCCACCCGCTTCCTCGGCGATGCGTTTCCAGCCACCGCCGTCCCCGTCGGTCCCCGTCCAGTCGAGTCCGTTCACGTTGACGATTCGGTGACCGTCGGTACCTGTAGCCATACCACGCCGACGCCGGGAAACGACAAAAGAACAGCTATGACCGTTTCCGCTCGCTTTATTTCGACGTTCGCCGTGTCCAGAACCGTGCCACCATTACATTCAGAAGCCGTCGGGAGACTGGTCGAATGGGCGGGACCGCCGGAAGACGACGTGCTACGGGCGATGGAAGCGCGCGCCGAGCGTGACGGATTTCCGACGGTCGGTCCGGAAGTCGGTCGGACAGTGGCACTCTGTACGAGGCTCACGGGTGCCCGGACCGTACTGGAATTGGGTTCCGGTTTCGGCTACTCCGCATACTGGATCGCCCGTGCCCTCCCTGCCGACGGGTCGGTGACGCTGACCGAACGGGACGAGGGATTGTTGGACGCCGCCCGCTCGTACTTCGAGCGGGGCGACCTCCTCGACAAGGCGATTTTCGAGCACGGGGATGCCCTCGAAATCGCCGAAGCACAGGATGGGCCCTTCGACCTCGTCGTCCTCGACCACGACACGGCCGATTACGTGCGAGGGTTCGAGACGGTTCGGAAACTGCTCGCACCCGGCGGGACCATCGTAACGGACAACGTCGCCGTCTACGACGACGTTCACACGCCGGAGAACGTGCTCGCCACGCTCGACGGCGAACCCGCGCCGAACGACCGAGTGCGAGTCGTCGCGGCGTTCCTCGAACGCGTCCACGCCGACCCCGAATTCGAGACGTACGTTCTCCCGGTGGACGAAGGAGTAGCGATTTCTTCGCACGTCGGGTGACCTCCGCGACGTTTCGGTCCGACCGGTCGTCACACGACGGAATCCGTACTGACTTCGCGTTCGACGCGAAACAGCCGTCAAACAGAGCCGAACCATGTCCACGACCCTGTTCCCGACCCACATCGAAAGCGAACGGTTGCGATACGAACCGTTACACGAGTCGACCGAACCCCTCGACATCTACGAGTATCACCGTTCCGGCGAGATGGATCCCGTCATGCGCCCCCTCGGCGAGCGACCGCACGCGACGCCCAAGGAGACGATGGACGAAGTAACCGAAGCGGCGGACGCGTGGGAGTCCGGCGAGCGAGCGACCTACGCCATCACGACGAAATCCGACGGCGAATTCGTCGGCGTCGCCGAACTGTGGCTCGAATGGGAGAAGCGTTCGACCTCGTTCGGGATGTGGGTTCGCGAGCCGTTTTGGGGGCGTGGCTACTCGGGGGAACGGGCCGGTGCGATGTCGTACGTCGCGTTCGAGCGACTCGACCTCGAACTCGTGAGCGTCGGCCACGACCCGGAAAACGAGCAGTCGAAACGCGCCATCGAGAAGTACGTCGATTCCTACGGCGGGCAGTTCGACGCGATGCTTCGAAATTGGTTCCCTCCGGACGACTCCGGCGAACCAGTGGACCTCCAGACCTACAGCATCTCGCAGGAACAGTGGCGCGAGAACGTCACGGAAGCGGAGCTATCGACGATTCGAATCGTTCGGTGATCTTCACGAATAACGCCTTTTGAGCCGTGGTAACGGTCGAAATCACCTACGAAGAAACGCGCCGTGAGAGCGCCAGTTTGGCCCCGAAACCGACGAGCACGCTCCCGCTCGCCGTGCGAAGTATCCGCCGGAGGAGGTCGCGTTCGGTAACGACCCGCCGCGCTCGCGCGGAGAACACCGCAAGCAGTGCCTGATAGCAGAATCCGAGCGTGGCGAACAGCACCCCGAAGAGGAAAATCTGCGGAGCGGCGGGACTCCCCGGCCGAACGAACTGCGGGAGGAACGCGAGGAAGAACAGGGCCACTTTCGGGTTCGAGACGTTGATGAACAGCGCGCTTCGGAAGGACTCGACCGGGGTGTATCCCGTCCCCTCCGGCGTGATTTCGAACTCCTCTTCGCCGCGGAACGTCTGCACGCCGAGGTAGACGAGGTACGCCGCGCCGACGAGTTTGACGGCGGTGAACGCCACCGCGGACGTTCGCAGAATCGCCGACAGACCGAGGACGGCCGCCGTCGTGTGGACGATGCTTCCCGTCGAAGAACCGAGCGCGGCGGTGACACCGGTCGTCCGCCCGTCGCTGACGCTCCGGGTCAGCGTGTAGAGGCTGTCCGGGCCGGGAGCGACGATGAGCACGAGCGCGGCGGGGATGAAGGCGATGATAGTCTGTACTGCGACCATGAATCCACCGTCACGGGCGGGTACGATAAAACTACGAGCCGATTTCTTCGCCTCACGTTTTCACGTTCGATTCTGTGCTCCTTCGAAATCGACCTCTGGTTGCCGTGATATCGACCGTGATCGGTTCGGCCGGTTGTAGCGTCAGGGGCGCAGCAAGCCACGTTCGTCGTGAAAACGCGCGTTCGTCACAGGGCGCTCCAGAGAGCGAACACGCCGAACCCGACGATGACGACTCCTGCCAATCGGTTCACCCGCCGCATGATCGAGCGGGTGAATCGTGCGCGGAATACGCTCACGGCGGTGCTGAGGACGAACCACCAGAGTGCCGACCCGAGGAAGACGCCGCCGACCAACACGGCGGCGTGGGTGTAGTTTCCGGACGCTCCGACACCCAATCCCGTGAAGATGCCGACGAAGGCGATGATCGTCACCGGATTTGAGATAGTCAACAGGAACGTCGAACCGTAATCTCTGGCAAGGCCATGCACATCCGTGGAGGATACCGGCGTCTCCGCCGGTTCCGCTCGAAACGACTGGATGCCGAGATACAGGAGGAGGATACCACCGCCGATGCGGATACCCACTCGGTAGTCGAGCAGGAGCGACGACACGGCCGTAATCCCGAACCCCGCGATAGCTCCGTACACGGCGTCCGCCGACGCCGCTCCGAGACCGCTCACGAAGCCCGAACGTCGGCCCTTAGAAAGCGTTCGCTGGATACACAACACTCCGATCGGGCCGACGGGGGCCGCGATCGAAAACCCGAGAACGATACCGCGAATCAGCACCTCGATTGTCGCTGTCGTTAATAGCGGTCACCTCTCGTCAGCCCAAACGCAGCAGTCGTAGATGTACCTTGTGCGTCTGCGTTGAATGCTATCCATCATCACGAAACACAACATCGTTCGGGTGGACAACGAGAACGGTTCAACTACTCGTCGAGGGATTCTCGGAACGCCCACACCCGGACGTAATGTGCCCAGTACCCCTCAAGCGGTTCGTATGGTTCGCTCAGTCGGTCGAGGTCCGCATCCGTCGCCACTTCAGTGCCGAGTTCGTACAATTCAGCGACAGCTTCGCGGAGTCTCCGCTCGGTGCGGGGGATTCCCGAGAGCCGTCCGAATCCCCTCAGCGCGATGAACTCGCTCGACCACTCGCCGAATCCCCAGACGTCCGCCAACCGCTCCCGGATGGTCGCGTCGTCCAGTGTGGACAGGTCTTCGTTCGCGAACGCGTCGGCGGCGGCGAGAACCGTCTTCGCCTTTCGCTCGTCGTCGATGGCGTCGTGGACGGCGAGCGCGTCGTCGCGAACCATCTCCGGCGTCGGAAACAGCAGTATCTCTTCACCCTCTACTTCCACGATTCGACCACACGCTTCGACGAGTACCCGTTTCGACTTCTTTGCGACCTGCATGGGTGTTCGCTGGCTGAGCGCGGCCCAGCACGCGGCTTCGAACGGGGTCGAGAAGCAAA of Haladaptatus sp. R4 contains these proteins:
- a CDS encoding cupin domain-containing protein, with the protein product MATGTDGHRIVNVNGLDWTGTDGDGGGWKRIAEEAGGTRLGCTYEEISPGGQPAQYHYHTTNEEALFVMGGTGTLRTPAGETGIESGDYVSFPVGESGCHAVENTSSEPLKCLFFSTMDEPDIVVYPDSGKLHVVGGPASGLPRDGLTFDATTPFDIDDSVSG
- a CDS encoding O-methyltransferase; this translates as MPPLHSEAVGRLVEWAGPPEDDVLRAMEARAERDGFPTVGPEVGRTVALCTRLTGARTVLELGSGFGYSAYWIARALPADGSVTLTERDEGLLDAARSYFERGDLLDKAIFEHGDALEIAEAQDGPFDLVVLDHDTADYVRGFETVRKLLAPGGTIVTDNVAVYDDVHTPENVLATLDGEPAPNDRVRVVAAFLERVHADPEFETYVLPVDEGVAISSHVG
- a CDS encoding GNAT family N-acetyltransferase, which gives rise to MSTTLFPTHIESERLRYEPLHESTEPLDIYEYHRSGEMDPVMRPLGERPHATPKETMDEVTEAADAWESGERATYAITTKSDGEFVGVAELWLEWEKRSTSFGMWVREPFWGRGYSGERAGAMSYVAFERLDLELVSVGHDPENEQSKRAIEKYVDSYGGQFDAMLRNWFPPDDSGEPVDLQTYSISQEQWRENVTEAELSTIRIVR
- a CDS encoding LysE family translocator, with translation MVAVQTIIAFIPAALVLIVAPGPDSLYTLTRSVSDGRTTGVTAALGSSTGSIVHTTAAVLGLSAILRTSAVAFTAVKLVGAAYLVYLGVQTFRGEEEFEITPEGTGYTPVESFRSALFINVSNPKVALFFLAFLPQFVRPGSPAAPQIFLFGVLFATLGFCYQALLAVFSARARRVVTERDLLRRILRTASGSVLVGFGAKLALSRRVSS
- a CDS encoding LysE family translocator — translated: MLIRGIVLGFSIAAPVGPIGVLCIQRTLSKGRRSGFVSGLGAASADAVYGAIAGFGITAVSSLLLDYRVGIRIGGGILLLYLGIQSFRAEPAETPVSSTDVHGLARDYGSTFLLTISNPVTIIAFVGIFTGLGVGASGNYTHAAVLVGGVFLGSALWWFVLSTAVSVFRARFTRSIMRRVNRLAGVVIVGFGVFALWSAL
- a CDS encoding DNA-3-methyladenine glycosylase, which codes for MATTERVGETKLTIDPVEPFEFEQSLAFLRGFVPCSGDHLCSTRSLTTGGYVEDHPFVASVTEGDEGTLSVEVDWLENTGDLDAVGDWLRAFLSLDDDLTVLYEASKGDPAFERVVDGLYGYHHVCFSTPFEAACWAALSQRTPMQVAKKSKRVLVEACGRIVEVEGEEILLFPTPEMVRDDALAVHDAIDDERKAKTVLAAADAFANEDLSTLDDATIRERLADVWGFGEWSSEFIALRGFGRLSGIPRTERRLREAVAELYELGTEVATDADLDRLSEPYEPLEGYWAHYVRVWAFRESLDE